A region of the Sporolituus thermophilus DSM 23256 genome:
GCCTGGCAACAAAAAATCCGGGACGCATGTCCCGGAAGGCTTGATTTTACTGGCGCGCCTGGCACGATTCGAACGTGCGGCCAACCGCTTAGAAGCAGAAAAATACTTGTTTTATACAGTTTGGCTAGTATCTTCTAGTATCTTCAAGTTCAGCAAAATCAAGGGTTTTGTGAAATTTATGTATCATTCTGTTCGTTTAAAATTAGGTGGTATCAAATAGAATTGGTCCGCAAAATGGTCCGCAAAAAACGTTCTGCAACGCTTATAAATTGCTGCTTTTTCCAGTGAAAACACCTTCCAAAGCTTTAACAGCTGCATCCTGCATTGCTGGCAATACATGACTATACGTATCAAGTGTCATTGCAATTGTACTGTGCCCGAGCCGTTCAGAAACGACTTTAACGGGAATTCCTTTCAGCAGCAACATTGTTGCGTGAGTATGGCGCAGATCGTGGTATGTTACAGTTTCCGGTATGCCTGCTGTCTTTAAAAGAGGTTTAAAATAGCGATTAGTAAAATGTGATGTGTCAAGTACTCGCCCGAATTGACCAGTAATAACCAAGTCATGTTCTTCCCACAAATCACCCAATAAGTGTTTATGCCAGTTTTGGCGCTTCTTGTATTTGCGTAGTTCTGCTGCCACGTCGGCCGGTAATGGTATTTGTCGACGCGATTTCGGGGTTTTCGGCTCTTGAAACTGCATACCTTTGCGATTGGTAATTAAACTGCGCTTTACATACACAATTCCTTTTTCAAGATCAACGCAGTCCCACTTTAGGCCAAAAACTTCACCTAAGCGCATCCCTGTCGCTAATGCAAGCAGAATAGCGATATATGCGGCATCTCGCACAATTCTGGCTGTCATTTCTTTGTTAATTTTCTCATTTTGCCTGACTGTTTTTCCGACAACCAAATTCCCAACAGCTTCTTTAGCCGCTATAACTAGTTTTTCAGCCTCTTCCGGTGTTAGCGGTCGAATTTCTTTTTTGACCAGTTTTGGTGGGGTCGTACCCTTGGCAACATTTTTCAAAATTAATCCATCAACTACAGCTTGGTTTAATGCTTGTATTAAGTATCGCCGTGTTGAGCGTACCGTGCCGCTTGACAAAGGCTGCCGCTCCTTGCCGCCATCGATAAGCAATCTGTTTAACACTCGCTGAATATCCGGCGTCGTTAACCGCTTCAAAGGAACATTCCCTAGTGCAGGCTTAATGTAAAGCCGCATGTACGACTCGTACTTATCAAAAGTTTTTGTCCTAACCTTAGGTTTAGCATAGTCATTAAGCCAGCGCTCTAACCATTCCCATAAAGTAATTGTATCTGCGTCCGGCAGCAGCCCGTTCTCTAGATTTTCCAGCCATTTTTGTCCAATTTTTAGAGAAATTGATTTCCCTTTGGGGGTTGGCGATTTTTCTTCGGCTCCTTTGAGCTTTTTCCGTTTCGTTTCTCCGGTTTTTGGATCCACATATGTCACCCTGACAAACCAGCAGCCACGCTTTATATCATAGTTTGCCGTTCCATCCCCTTTGGCCTGAGCCATTATTCTTCCCTCCAAACATGCTTTATTTGTCAGTTTTAAACATTGACACTACATAAACCTGTTGACACTACAGATTTTTCCCGTAAATATTAATCACATTTTTTTCTTATGCTTATATTTTTTTATCAATTCGTTAGCGCTGGCGATGGCATCCGCCAGGCCGGTATCCCCGGCCAGCACCGCCAGGGTCTCGGCATGTTCAAGGTATGCGATGACGTCTTTTTTTACCTCTTCCGCTTTCGGTCGGTCCAGCTCGTCGATTTTCGCTGCCAATTTTTT
Encoded here:
- a CDS encoding tyrosine-type recombinase/integrase codes for the protein MAQAKGDGTANYDIKRGCWFVRVTYVDPKTGETKRKKLKGAEEKSPTPKGKSISLKIGQKWLENLENGLLPDADTITLWEWLERWLNDYAKPKVRTKTFDKYESYMRLYIKPALGNVPLKRLTTPDIQRVLNRLLIDGGKERQPLSSGTVRSTRRYLIQALNQAVVDGLILKNVAKGTTPPKLVKKEIRPLTPEEAEKLVIAAKEAVGNLVVGKTVRQNEKINKEMTARIVRDAAYIAILLALATGMRLGEVFGLKWDCVDLEKGIVYVKRSLITNRKGMQFQEPKTPKSRRQIPLPADVAAELRKYKKRQNWHKHLLGDLWEEHDLVITGQFGRVLDTSHFTNRYFKPLLKTAGIPETVTYHDLRHTHATMLLLKGIPVKVVSERLGHSTIAMTLDTYSHVLPAMQDAAVKALEGVFTGKSSNL